Proteins from a single region of Ensifer adhaerens:
- a CDS encoding lipopolysaccharide biosynthesis protein → MPHRVKALYLRHQALIHAYLSMTGGSAGRLVLSLIYFIAVANTLVIADFGLFATASAAGIMISRVLAFGFMSPLYRVATVKPLLVGTYSAGFLVGAVLSLPLIAIICAVTFLALFSRDMTATAFSAFMLAEIICWRGLETAVIVLNGLGRFGRGALLVVIGTAIRTGAALLFTFLSWKTLEAWSYFYLAANALGLVVALLWFYPRVRLRWKPRLYFRRWSDSVSVAGAEVLFYIQSEFDKIAVLAIGGPAVSGLYAILMRLADLTALPVRSFNTLLVQRIMRTPEAIARWRTRLSIELLVALASLAAIAAMAFYLWIFPNGLGRNVSAAAPIIAMILLVPSFRNLIEYHSELLYATGRTVRRMLNLLIAGVVKVALLVLLLRTTTDVAAWAPSLNGIFFALYALSFVLTYAALRKPAERVI, encoded by the coding sequence GTGCCTCATCGCGTCAAAGCGCTTTATCTCCGCCACCAGGCGCTGATCCACGCCTATCTCTCCATGACCGGGGGTTCGGCCGGGCGGCTCGTGTTGTCACTCATCTACTTCATCGCCGTCGCGAACACGCTTGTCATCGCCGATTTCGGTCTCTTTGCCACGGCGTCAGCGGCCGGCATCATGATCTCGCGCGTCCTTGCCTTCGGCTTCATGTCGCCGCTCTATCGGGTGGCCACCGTAAAGCCGCTGCTGGTCGGGACCTATAGCGCCGGCTTCCTGGTCGGCGCGGTGCTCTCGCTGCCGCTGATCGCGATCATCTGCGCCGTCACCTTCCTTGCCCTATTTTCCCGAGACATGACGGCGACCGCCTTTTCCGCCTTCATGCTGGCGGAGATCATCTGCTGGCGCGGACTGGAAACCGCGGTCATCGTGCTGAATGGCCTTGGCCGTTTCGGGCGCGGGGCGCTGCTCGTGGTGATCGGTACCGCGATCCGCACCGGTGCTGCATTGCTCTTCACTTTCCTATCCTGGAAGACGCTTGAGGCCTGGTCCTATTTTTACCTGGCCGCCAATGCGCTCGGCCTCGTCGTGGCGCTCCTGTGGTTCTATCCCCGGGTCCGGCTGCGTTGGAAGCCCCGCCTCTACTTCCGGCGCTGGTCGGATTCCGTCTCCGTCGCCGGTGCCGAGGTGCTGTTCTACATCCAGTCGGAATTCGACAAGATCGCGGTGCTTGCCATCGGCGGCCCGGCTGTCTCCGGCCTTTACGCCATCCTGATGCGGCTTGCGGACCTGACGGCACTTCCCGTGCGGTCGTTCAACACCCTGCTCGTCCAGCGCATCATGCGCACGCCCGAGGCGATCGCGCGCTGGCGGACCAGGTTGTCGATCGAACTCCTGGTGGCGCTGGCCTCGCTTGCAGCCATCGCGGCCATGGCTTTCTATCTCTGGATCTTCCCGAACGGCCTCGGCCGCAACGTCTCCGCCGCCGCTCCGATCATCGCGATGATCCTTCTCGTTCCCTCATTCCGCAACCTGATCGAGTACCACTCCGAGCTGCTCTATGCGACGGGCCGGACGGTGCGGCGCATGCTGAACCTGCTGATCGCCGGCGTCGTCAAGGTGGCGCTGCTGGTGCTGTTGCTGCGGACAACGACGGATGTAGCCGCATGGGCACCGTCGCTCAATGGGATCTTCTTCGCGCTCTACGCCCTCTCCTTCGTTCTGACCTACGCGGCGCTCAGGAAGCCCGCTGAACGCGTCATCTGA